The Deltaproteobacteria bacterium genome window below encodes:
- a CDS encoding sigma-54-dependent Fis family transcriptional regulator — protein MKGRVLVVDDDASMCDMLVSDLGELGFEVKARTAAPAALEALVASEFDAVVADLNMPGMSGLELCERIVASRPDVPVIVITAFGSIQTAIAAIRSGAYDFVTKPLEVDALGLALERAIQHRRLSDEVRRLRQAVEETRRFGALLGTSPAMRRMYELLDRIADSSASVLIAGETGTGKELVARALHERGRRKAGPFVAVDCASLPEPLLESELFGHVRGAFTDAHAVRRGLFVQANGGALFLDEIGDLPLALQAKLLRALQTRCVRPVGANEEVPFDVNLIAATNRDLESAVEEGRFREDLYFRINVIHVEMPPLRARGGDVLLLAQHFVDRYAAQAGKRVTGLSPEAAERLLAYVWPGNVRELENCIERAIALTRHETIGLDDLPEKIRGFQRSHVLVAGDDPSELAPLEEVERRYVLRVMEAVGGSKTLAARVLGIGRKTLYRKLEQYKIGAVSRST, from the coding sequence GTGAAGGGGCGTGTCCTCGTCGTCGACGACGATGCGAGCATGTGCGACATGCTCGTCTCCGACCTGGGCGAGCTCGGCTTCGAGGTGAAGGCGCGCACGGCGGCGCCGGCGGCACTGGAAGCGCTCGTCGCGTCGGAGTTCGACGCGGTCGTGGCCGACCTCAACATGCCGGGCATGAGCGGCCTCGAGCTCTGCGAGCGCATCGTCGCGTCTCGCCCGGATGTGCCCGTGATCGTGATCACCGCCTTCGGGAGCATCCAGACGGCGATCGCCGCGATCCGGAGCGGCGCCTACGACTTCGTCACCAAGCCGCTCGAGGTCGACGCCCTGGGGCTCGCGCTCGAGCGGGCGATCCAGCACCGCAGGCTGAGCGACGAGGTACGGCGGCTGCGCCAGGCGGTCGAGGAAACCCGCCGCTTCGGCGCCCTGCTCGGGACCAGCCCCGCGATGCGGCGGATGTACGAGCTGCTCGACCGCATCGCGGACTCCAGCGCGTCGGTGCTGATCGCCGGCGAGACGGGGACCGGAAAGGAGCTCGTCGCGCGCGCCCTCCACGAGCGGGGACGGCGGAAGGCGGGCCCCTTCGTCGCCGTCGACTGCGCGTCCCTCCCGGAGCCGCTGCTCGAGAGCGAGCTCTTCGGGCACGTGCGCGGCGCCTTCACCGACGCGCACGCGGTGCGCAGGGGGCTCTTCGTGCAGGCGAACGGGGGCGCGCTCTTCCTCGACGAGATCGGCGACCTGCCGCTCGCCCTCCAGGCGAAGCTCCTGCGGGCGCTCCAGACGCGCTGCGTGCGGCCGGTCGGCGCCAACGAGGAGGTGCCCTTCGACGTCAACCTGATCGCGGCGACCAACCGCGACCTCGAGTCGGCCGTCGAGGAGGGCCGCTTCCGCGAGGATCTCTACTTCCGGATCAACGTGATCCACGTCGAGATGCCGCCCCTGCGGGCGCGGGGCGGCGACGTGCTCCTCCTCGCGCAGCACTTCGTCGACCGCTACGCCGCGCAGGCCGGCAAGCGCGTCACCGGGCTCTCGCCCGAGGCCGCGGAGCGGCTGCTCGCCTACGTCTGGCCCGGCAACGTGCGCGAGCTCGAGAACTGCATCGAGCGGGCGATCGCCCTCACGCGGCACGAGACGATCGGCCTCGACGATCTCCCGGAGAAGATCCGCGGCTTCCAGCGCTCGCACGTGCTGGTCGCGGGCGACGATCCGTCCGAGCTCGCGCCGCTCGAGGAGGTCGAGCGCCGCTACGTCCTGCGCGTGATGGAGGCGGTCGGCGGGAGCAAGACGCTCGCCGCGCGGGTGCTCGGGATCGGCCGCAAGACGCTCTACCGCAAGCTCGAGCAGTACAAGATCGGCGCCGTCTCCCGGAGTACCTAA